A section of the Thermovibrio guaymasensis genome encodes:
- a CDS encoding HDOD domain-containing protein: MEEKVNRQTILRLIKALNDEEELSIISKIISTDPALTAKLLKFVNSAYFSLKREIDSIEDAVAYLGYRKLREVAFSILLSSILVNKPREEILKLLTFAYIMKLTAQRSVPELAEEAFMVGILWPIYKENKEETLKMLKEANVSKVVIEGLKDPKSPLGILRVFAEKLLPYCEKLNNKEEVEISVKTEKFKKEFLINICLSATLEAEKIIDLL, translated from the coding sequence ATGGAGGAAAAAGTCAACAGGCAAACCATCCTTAGGTTAATTAAGGCTCTAAATGATGAGGAGGAACTCTCAATCATATCCAAAATAATCTCTACCGATCCAGCTCTCACTGCTAAATTACTTAAATTCGTCAATTCTGCCTACTTTAGTTTAAAAAGAGAAATAGATTCTATTGAGGACGCGGTAGCATACTTAGGATACAGGAAACTGAGGGAAGTGGCCTTCTCAATTCTTCTCTCATCCATTTTAGTAAATAAGCCTAGAGAGGAGATATTAAAACTTCTTACTTTTGCTTATATAATGAAATTAACAGCCCAAAGAAGTGTGCCAGAACTTGCAGAAGAGGCATTCATGGTAGGAATCTTATGGCCTATTTATAAAGAAAATAAAGAGGAAACCTTAAAAATGCTTAAGGAAGCGAACGTGTCAAAAGTTGTAATTGAAGGTCTCAAAGACCCTAAAAGCCCTCTAGGAATCCTAAGAGTTTTTGCGGAGAAGCTCCTTCCTTACTGTGAAAAACTAAACAACAAAGAAGAAGTTGAAATCTCCGTAAAAACTGAAAAGTTTAAAAAAGAATTTTTAATAAACATTTGTCTAAGCGCAACCTTAGAAGCCGAAAAGATTATTGACCTGCTATAA
- a CDS encoding M23 family metallopeptidase — MTLYQGDKKLFLRTFPIWKKRYRISRIWVKERPLRGKLLERVKREGRLLRKVLSEITPKKFKETHLYPPLRRLIVTTPFGARRIINGKRRSIHWGTDFRAPRGTPVYASLSGKVVLARNLYFTGNTVIIDHGLGVHTLYAHLSKIKVKEGQSVRAGQVIGEVGSTGRSTGPHLHFGFYVQGERADPMIVLKERLQ, encoded by the coding sequence TTGACCCTATATCAGGGGGATAAGAAACTGTTCCTCAGGACTTTTCCCATTTGGAAAAAGAGGTATAGGATATCAAGAATATGGGTAAAGGAGAGGCCTTTAAGGGGAAAGCTTTTAGAGAGGGTGAAGAGAGAGGGTAGGCTTTTAAGGAAAGTTCTTTCTGAGATAACTCCGAAGAAATTTAAAGAAACTCATCTATATCCACCCCTTAGGAGGCTTATCGTTACGACTCCTTTTGGAGCAAGGAGGATAATTAACGGTAAGAGGCGTTCAATTCATTGGGGAACAGATTTTAGAGCTCCAAGAGGTACTCCTGTTTATGCTTCTCTTTCTGGGAAAGTCGTACTTGCTCGGAACTTATACTTTACTGGAAATACTGTTATTATTGATCACGGATTAGGAGTTCACACCCTTTACGCCCACCTTTCAAAAATTAAAGTTAAAGAAGGTCAATCTGTAAGGGCCGGCCAGGTTATAGGAGAGGTCGGTTCAACTGGAAGGAGTACCGGACCTCACCTTCATTTTGGTTTTTACGTTCAGGGAGAGAGGGCTGATCCTATGATCGTTCTTAAGGAGAGACTTCAGTAG
- a CDS encoding D-glycero-alpha-D-manno-heptose-1,7-bisphosphate 7-phosphatase, which produces MRKAVFLDRDNTLIYDPGYIHEVDKVKLLDGVGEGLKLLKEAGYLLIVVSNQSGIGRGYFTEREFWEVNYRLQELLEHFNVQIDDFFFCPHRPGEGCKCRKPGTLMVEKAVEKWKIDVKESFVIGDKDIDVELAFRAGCRGGIKVGVPCFENFLKAASFIVGEK; this is translated from the coding sequence TTGAGAAAGGCAGTTTTCTTAGATAGGGATAATACTCTCATTTACGACCCAGGTTACATTCATGAGGTAGATAAGGTGAAGCTTCTTGATGGAGTAGGTGAAGGGTTAAAGCTCCTGAAAGAAGCAGGCTATTTATTAATTGTGGTTTCAAATCAGTCGGGAATAGGGAGAGGTTATTTTACAGAGAGAGAGTTTTGGGAAGTTAACTATAGACTTCAGGAGCTCCTTGAACACTTTAATGTCCAGATAGATGATTTCTTCTTCTGTCCCCACAGGCCTGGTGAAGGCTGCAAGTGTAGAAAACCCGGGACCCTTATGGTGGAAAAGGCCGTTGAAAAGTGGAAAATTGATGTGAAAGAGAGTTTTGTAATAGGAGATAAGGACATTGACGTTGAGCTTGCTTTTAGGGCAGGCTGTAGAGGGGGTATAAAGGTGGGAGTGCCTTGTTTTGAGAACTTCTTAAAGGCGGCTAGTTTTATAGTGGGGGAAAAGTGA
- the truD gene encoding tRNA pseudouridine(13) synthase TruD → MKLYSKIKTRPEDFVVEEVPLLKPEDEGKYHLLELKKRDVSTLEALRIISRLEKIPLKDIGFAGLKDRYAVTTQYLTVPVEYSLEESCYKIVRNRWVKVDKVNFDKEMGFCIKPIGKVNRPLGLGDLKGNKFTVVVRNFEKNLRERFYRNYEVVRRYGFPNYFGEQRFGSVKSRDDFVLRYLLRGDFDGALKSYFFGKSQIDFWGDWKKLYKTLSPALEEYEKDLIRGLMRGLTPEKAFRILPKNVRLMFNFAFQSFLWNEFLREYVEEKYPFVRVPFINKWKLSYFLEVYDVDYLIQLQIPYTGREFRVNDEVLKGIMKKVFRKYGIKEEWFDKEVGGIIVMTDGLRKAVVFPEGFKILEKTKRSMKLTFTLPPGSYATVLLRFLLKGKI, encoded by the coding sequence GTGAAGCTTTACAGTAAGATAAAAACGAGGCCCGAAGATTTTGTAGTTGAGGAAGTTCCCCTTTTAAAACCGGAAGATGAGGGAAAGTACCATTTATTAGAACTTAAAAAGAGAGATGTATCCACTCTTGAAGCTTTAAGGATTATCTCCCGCCTTGAGAAAATTCCCCTTAAGGATATAGGTTTTGCAGGTCTTAAAGACCGTTACGCCGTAACTACCCAGTACTTGACAGTTCCTGTTGAGTATTCCCTTGAGGAGTCCTGTTACAAAATCGTTAGGAACAGGTGGGTGAAAGTTGATAAGGTCAACTTTGATAAGGAGATGGGCTTCTGCATTAAGCCTATTGGGAAAGTTAATAGGCCTTTAGGATTGGGGGATTTAAAGGGTAATAAGTTTACCGTGGTTGTAAGGAACTTTGAGAAGAACTTAAGGGAGAGGTTTTACAGGAACTATGAAGTGGTAAGGAGGTACGGTTTTCCAAACTACTTTGGAGAACAGAGATTTGGAAGCGTTAAGAGTAGGGATGATTTTGTTTTGAGATACCTTCTCAGAGGGGACTTTGATGGAGCTCTTAAGAGCTACTTTTTCGGTAAATCCCAAATTGACTTTTGGGGAGACTGGAAGAAGTTGTATAAGACTCTTTCTCCTGCTCTTGAAGAGTATGAGAAGGACCTCATAAGAGGACTTATGAGAGGCCTTACTCCTGAGAAAGCCTTTAGGATCCTTCCTAAAAACGTTAGACTTATGTTCAATTTTGCATTTCAGAGCTTCCTCTGGAATGAGTTTTTAAGGGAGTACGTTGAAGAGAAGTATCCCTTCGTTAGAGTTCCTTTCATAAATAAGTGGAAACTTTCTTACTTTTTGGAAGTTTACGATGTTGATTACCTGATTCAACTCCAGATTCCCTATACTGGTAGGGAGTTTCGGGTTAATGATGAAGTTTTAAAGGGCATAATGAAAAAGGTTTTTAGGAAGTACGGAATTAAAGAGGAGTGGTTTGACAAGGAAGTCGGTGGAATTATTGTTATGACAGATGGTTTAAGAAAAGCCGTTGTCTTTCCCGAAGGGTTTAAGATTTTGGAGAAGACGAAGAGGAGCATGAAGTTAACCTTCACGCTCCCACCAGGTTCATATGCAACTGTTCTTTTAAGGTTCTTACTTAAAGGTAAGATATGA
- a CDS encoding HDOD domain-containing protein, with product MSEIESLELKREVMLRLIRALLDGEELEEIAKIISMDPNLSARLLKFINSPYFGLRKEIRSIIQAIAYLGYRNLKDYIFVLLTSSFLKKANKEEIKEILKFAFLMRELAKRLFPEYEDEAYMVGILEPVREKVGDEIKELLERAGVSETVIYGLLDPESKLGRLKEEVKQLMKVYDKLEKGDNVQLPPLLSQLSKEELIESYILAEDNAQSLISYL from the coding sequence ATGTCTGAGATTGAGAGCTTAGAACTAAAAAGGGAGGTTATGCTAAGGTTAATAAGAGCTCTCCTTGACGGTGAGGAGCTTGAAGAGATAGCTAAGATAATAAGCATGGACCCTAACCTCTCTGCACGGCTTTTAAAGTTTATAAACTCTCCCTACTTTGGACTCAGAAAGGAAATTAGATCAATAATTCAAGCAATAGCTTACTTAGGATACAGGAACTTAAAAGATTACATATTTGTCCTCTTAACCTCGTCTTTCCTAAAAAAAGCAAATAAGGAAGAAATTAAGGAAATCTTAAAATTTGCCTTCTTAATGAGAGAATTAGCAAAAAGGCTTTTCCCAGAGTACGAAGATGAAGCCTACATGGTCGGAATTCTTGAGCCCGTCAGGGAAAAAGTAGGAGATGAAATTAAAGAGCTCCTTGAAAGGGCCGGAGTATCAGAAACCGTTATTTACGGTCTCCTCGACCCTGAAAGTAAACTTGGAAGACTTAAGGAAGAGGTAAAGCAGCTTATGAAAGTCTACGATAAGTTAGAAAAAGGCGACAACGTACAATTACCTCCTCTCCTCTCCCAACTCAGCAAAGAGGAGTTAATTGAAAGCTACATACTAGCCGAAGATAACGCTCAATCCCTCATATCTTACCTTTAA